Genomic DNA from Acidimicrobiales bacterium:
CGGGCTCGCCGAACATCAGGGCCTTGACGTGTGCGTAGTCACGCGACGGCTTTCCCTCGACCAGGTACGACGCGAGGGTGAACGGCGCGCCGGCGAAGCCGATCAGCGGGATGTCGAGTTCGGCGACGAGTTGTTCGACGGTGCGGGTCTGGAAGTCGAGATCGGAGCTGGGGTCGAGCGGCCGGAGGCGTTCGAGGTCGGACGACGAGCGGAACGGCTGGTCGACGGTCGGACCGACGCCCGGCGTGATGTCGATGCCGAACCCCGAGGCCCACACCGGCGTGACGATGTCGGAGAAGAGGATGGCGGCGTCGACCCCGTAGCGGCGAATGGGTTGCAGCGTGATCTCGGTGGCCCGGTCGGCGTCTTTGATGGCATCGAGAATCGTGCCCTCGCCCCGCACCGCCTTGTACTCCGGCAGCGACCGCCCGGCCTGCCGCATGAACCACACGGGCACCCGGTCGACCGGCTCCTGGAGCGCCGCCCGGATGAAGGGGCTGTTGCGGTGGGGGTGGTCGTTCCGGATCGTCTTCACCGGTGGAACGGTACCGGTCTTGCCGGTTCTCCCCCTAGAATCGACCGTCCCTTCTTCCCGGTCAGGAGCGCGGTGACTCAGTCCCATCCCGAGCTAGCCGCAGAGCAGGCGCACGTCGACCGGGCCTATCGCCGCCTCGACGAGAGCCGAGATGAGGCGAAGCGGCTGCGCGAGATGGTCGAGGTCGGTGCGGGTGGGACCAACCAGGCCCGGTACGAGCGAGAGGTCATCACCGAGAAGATCGTCACTCGACTCACCCAACTCGACATCGGCGAGCGCTCGATCTGTTTCGGTCGCATCGACCAGGGTGAGGCCGACGGCGGTGGGAGCTATCACATCGGGCGGGTGGCGGTCGCCGACGTCGACCACGAGCCGCTCATCGTCGACTGGCGGGCTCCGGTGGCCGAGGCGTTCTTCCGGGCCACGGGCCGTCAGCCTCGGGGGCTGGTCCGACGTCGTCATTTCATCTCGCGCGGGCGAGAGGTGCTGGGGCTCGAAGACGAGTTCTTCGGCGAGGCCGCCGGGTCCACGGTCGCGTCGGTCAACGGCCGTCAACTCCAGGGGCAGGGAGCATTGGTCGCAGCGCTCGAAACCGGGCGAACCGGCCACCTCGGCGACATCGTCGGCACCATCCAGGCCGAGCAGGACGAGATCATCCGGGCCCCGATGGCCGGTGTGCTCGTGGTGCAGGGCGGGCCGGGCACCGGCAAGACCGTCGTCGCCCTTCACCGTGCCGCCTACCTGCTCTACGAGCATCGCTTCCCGCTCGAGGGGCAGGGAGTCCTGGTCGTCGGCCCCAACCGACTGTTCCTGGGCTACATCGAGCAGGTGCTCCCCTCGCTGGGAGAGGCCGGGGTCGAGATGGCGGTGCTGGCCGACCTCGTGCCGCGGGTGCGGGTGACCGGACGCGATCCCCTCCACACGGCCCGGATCAAGGGCGACCTCCGCATGGTCGGCGTGGTTCGCCGAGCCGTCGCGGACCGCCAACGCCCGTTGCGCCGCGATCTCGTGCTGGGTATGGGCATTCGCAAGGTGCGACTCCGAGCTGCCGAGTCGGAGCGAATCGTGGCCGAGGCCAAGCGCCGCTTCCACACCCACAACGGCGCCAGGAAGTTCATCGTCTCCCAGGTCTACGAGGCCATCGCCGCGACCCATCCCGACGGAACCGACGCCGCCACGGTCAAGGACCAGCTCGCCAACGATCCCGATCTGCGCACGGCGCTGAACTGGATGTGGCCGGTGCTCACCCCGGCCGCCCTGTTGCACGATCTCTACGGATCCGAGGCCTTGCTGCGCTCAGCTGGTCGAGGTTCTCGACGGACAGCGCTCACCGACGACGAGCGGGGTCACCTGTTCCGGCCGTGGCAACCCGACATGGACTTCCGATCGGTGGTCTGGACGGTCGACGACGTCCCCGTCCTCGACGAGGCGTTCGAACGACTCGGCCCGCGGCCGGGCAGCCCCGACGACGACGAGTCCCGCACCTACGGCCACATCGTGGTCGACGAGGCGCAGGATCTCTCGCCGATGCAGCTGCGCATGCTCACCCGCCGGTCGCTCAACGGGTCGATGACCGTCGTCGGCGACATCGCCCAGTCCACCGGTGCCTGGGCCCATGCCGACTGGAGCGAAGTACTCGACCACCTGCCCGATCGTCGTCCGGCGCGGCGAGCCGAACTCACGGTCGGCTATCGCATTCCCGGGCCGTCGATGGCGTTGGCCGCCAAGGCGCTGAGAGTCGCTGCGCCCGAACTCAGCGCACCGCAGGCCGTCCGTCAGGATGGCGACGAGCCGCGGTTCGTTGCCACGGTCCAGCCCTCGACGCTCGTCGACACGATCATCGACACCGCCGTCGCCGAGCGTGAGGAGCTGGGAAGCGGCAACGTCGCAGTCATCGTTCCGCCGTCGTCCTACGACGCGCTGGTCGCCCGCTTCGAGGAACGTCAGGTCGACGTCGGTCTCGCCATCCGAGACGGACTCGATCATCCGATCACCGTCGTGCCGGTGGGAGTGGTGAAGGGCCTCGAGGTCGACGTCGCCATCGTCGTCGAGCCGCAGGCGATCCTCGACGAGGAACCCCAAGGCGCCCGCTCGCTCTATGTCGCGCTCACTCGCGCCACCAAGCGCCTCGTCGTCGTCCACGACCGAGCGCTACCCGAGTTCCTCGTCTCGGGCGAGGCGGCCCCCACCGCCACCGAGTCGGTCGGCATCGTCGAGGTCGAACAACCCACCCTCTTCTGACCCACCCACTTCTTCCGTTCTGTGCGTCAAACTTCCCGGCTGCGGGAACGGTGACGCACAGAACGGGTATCGGCGGTGGGTTTGACGCACAGAACGGGTTGGACCTGAGGTCGGGTGCGCCCGTCACGGAAACGTAATTCGGGGGCGGGATGACCGAGGCGCAGGGGAGACTGCCTGGGTGACCGACCGATCGCCGTCGCGCTGGCGCGCCCTCCTCGAACTGCTGCGCCCCGACCGCACTCGCTGGCTCGCGCTCGGGGCGCTGGTGGCAGCGACCTCGGCGCTGGGCCTGGCCGGCCCGATCGTCCTCCGCCGCATCATCGACCAGGCAACCGCGGGAGCAACGACGCAAACCATCGTCGGGCTCGCCGTCGTCTTCCTGGTGATCGCAATCGTCACCCAGCTGGCACAGGTCGCCGTTGCCTGGTCGGCGACCGTTGCGGCGTGGCGGACCACCAACGACCTCCGGCTCTCGATGACCCGGCACGTGCTCACCCTCGACCACGAGTTCCACCGAACGCACACGCCCGGTGAGCTGATCCAACGAGTCGACGGCGATGTCACTTCGGTGTCGGACTTCCTCGGCAAGGTCGTGCCCCGAGCACTTGGCGCGATCTTCCTGGTCGTCGGGATGAACGTCGTCCTCGCCGTGATCGACTGGCGACTCGCACTCGGCATGATCGCCTATCTGGGGCTGGCGGGAGGCATGCTCGCAGCCAACCGCCATCGGGCCATCAGCGAATCGGCCAGCGAGATGGGCGACTACGCCCGGCTGTACGGCGGCATCGAGGAGCGCCTCACCGCCACCGAGGACCTTCGAGCCAATGGCGCCACTGCCTACGCCATCGATCGGTTCGTCACCGAGTCGAGCGCAGCGCTGGCGAGCTCGGTCGCACGAGAGCGGGCGTTCATGTCGATGTGGTGGGCGGTGCAGGGCGCCCTTGCGGTTGGGGTTGCGCTGTCCCTCATCGCCGGTGCCGCACTGGTTGGGTCCGGCACCATCACGATCGGGACGGCGTTCCTGTTGTTCCAGTATGTGCTCGCCGTCTCCCGTCCGTTGGAAGACGTCGTGCACCAGCTCGAGACGATGCAGAAGGCCAACGGCGCGATGCATCGAGTTGCCGCGCTACGGGCCATTCGTCCAACGGTCATCGATGCCGGGACGACCTCGCCGCCCGCTGGTCCACTCGGCGTGTCGGTGATGGGCGTGTCGTTCGACTATGGTGACGACCAACCGGTGCTGCGCTCGATCGACGCCGAGATCGCCCCCGGTCGTTCGGTCGGCATCGTCGGTCGGACCGGAAGTGGGAAGACCACCTTCTCGCGGCTGGTCCTCCGACTCACCGATGCCACCGAGGGCACGGTGCTGCTCGGCGGCGTGCCGATCGGCGACATTCCGATGTCGGAACTGCGACGCCGGGTAGCGCTGATCCCCCAAGAGGTCGAGCTGTTCAGCGGCTCGATCCGGGACAACGTCACGTTGTTCGACGACGCTCCGACCGACGACGAGGTCCGCGACGCGCTGGCGAACGTCGGGCTCGGAGCGCTCGCCGACGGAGGAATCGACCGACAGCTCGGGGCGGGTGGTGAGGGGCTGTCGGCAGGCGAGTCGCAGTTGCTGGCGCTCGCCCGGGTCTGGCTGCGTCAGCCCGACCTCATCGTGCTCGACGAGGCGACCGCCCGAGTCGATCCCGAGACCGAGGAGCAGATCGATGCCGCCGTCGCCCGCCTCATCGAGGGGCGGACGACGCTGGTGATCGCCCACCGCCTCTCGACCCTGCAGACGCTCGACGAGATCATGGTCTTCGACCGGGGCGAGATCGTCGAGCATGGCGAGCGAGGCTCACTGGTTGCCGACGGTGACAGCCGCTTCGCCCAGCTACTCGAGCTGGCGCTGGAGGTGTCGTCGTGAACGTCTGGCGTCTGGCATGGCGAGTTGCCATGCATGACCGACGCAGCTTCCTGTTGGGCTGGCTCGGGTTCATCGTCTTCTTCTGCGCGCCGGCGTTGAGCGGCTGGCTGCTGGCTCGGAGCTATGACTCGATCGAGGCACGGTCGACGGGATACGGGTGGGGTGTTGG
This window encodes:
- a CDS encoding ABC transporter ATP-binding protein; the protein is MTDRSPSRWRALLELLRPDRTRWLALGALVAATSALGLAGPIVLRRIIDQATAGATTQTIVGLAVVFLVIAIVTQLAQVAVAWSATVAAWRTTNDLRLSMTRHVLTLDHEFHRTHTPGELIQRVDGDVTSVSDFLGKVVPRALGAIFLVVGMNVVLAVIDWRLALGMIAYLGLAGGMLAANRHRAISESASEMGDYARLYGGIEERLTATEDLRANGATAYAIDRFVTESSAALASSVARERAFMSMWWAVQGALAVGVALSLIAGAALVGSGTITIGTAFLLFQYVLAVSRPLEDVVHQLETMQKANGAMHRVAALRAIRPTVIDAGTTSPPAGPLGVSVMGVSFDYGDDQPVLRSIDAEIAPGRSVGIVGRTGSGKTTFSRLVLRLTDATEGTVLLGGVPIGDIPMSELRRRVALIPQEVELFSGSIRDNVTLFDDAPTDDEVRDALANVGLGALADGGIDRQLGAGGEGLSAGESQLLALARVWLRQPDLIVLDEATARVDPETEEQIDAAVARLIEGRTTLVIAHRLSTLQTLDEIMVFDRGEIVEHGERGSLVADGDSRFAQLLELALEVSS
- a CDS encoding AAA family ATPase; the encoded protein is MTQSHPELAAEQAHVDRAYRRLDESRDEAKRLREMVEVGAGGTNQARYEREVITEKIVTRLTQLDIGERSICFGRIDQGEADGGGSYHIGRVAVADVDHEPLIVDWRAPVAEAFFRATGRQPRGLVRRRHFISRGREVLGLEDEFFGEAAGSTVASVNGRQLQGQGALVAALETGRTGHLGDIVGTIQAEQDEIIRAPMAGVLVVQGGPGTGKTVVALHRAAYLLYEHRFPLEGQGVLVVGPNRLFLGYIEQVLPSLGEAGVEMAVLADLVPRVRVTGRDPLHTARIKGDLRMVGVVRRAVADRQRPLRRDLVLGMGIRKVRLRAAESERIVAEAKRRFHTHNGARKFIVSQVYEAIAATHPDGTDAATVKDQLANDPDLRTALNWMWPVLTPAALLHDLYGSEALLRSAGRGSRRTALTDDERGHLFRPWQPDMDFRSVVWTVDDVPVLDEAFERLGPRPGSPDDDESRTYGHIVVDEAQDLSPMQLRMLTRRSLNGSMTVVGDIAQSTGAWAHADWSEVLDHLPDRRPARRAELTVGYRIPGPSMALAAKALRVAAPELSAPQAVRQDGDEPRFVATVQPSTLVDTIIDTAVAEREELGSGNVAVIVPPSSYDALVARFEERQVDVGLAIRDGLDHPITVVPVGVVKGLEVDVAIVVEPQAILDEEPQGARSLYVALTRATKRLVVVHDRALPEFLVSGEAAPTATESVGIVEVEQPTLF
- the hemE gene encoding uroporphyrinogen decarboxylase, which produces MKTIRNDHPHRNSPFIRAALQEPVDRVPVWFMRQAGRSLPEYKAVRGEGTILDAIKDADRATEITLQPIRRYGVDAAILFSDIVTPVWASGFGIDITPGVGPTVDQPFRSSSDLERLRPLDPSSDLDFQTRTVEQLVAELDIPLIGFAGAPFTLASYLVEGKPSRDYAHVKALMFGEPELWHQLCDRLADYAIATLSSQVEAGASAVQLFDSWAGALRPEHYREFVFPHSAKIMAAIDELGVPRIHFGINTAELLPLMAEVGTEVLGVDWRTPLTTARERTGGRVALQGNLDPAIVFAPIEVVEREVERVFDDNGGHPGHIFNLGHGVGPATDPDVLLHIVQLVHTHSTSADS